Proteins co-encoded in one Apteryx mantelli isolate bAptMan1 chromosome 4, bAptMan1.hap1, whole genome shotgun sequence genomic window:
- the AP5M1 gene encoding AP-5 complex subunit mu-1 isoform X2, which translates to MRSGKRSVTRRYPTVETRAKTFNGSTHVTVPDDNAFLKALLFELRLTDQNFVEYRDTCTRINKASVYAVRTEGGDLWPVLAFQKSGLIYVCLPLVEQALKPRPPLLSISGISQGLDLLSGILDFVSPSRKNEAELSAKIGQLRNLLLQACPLGTPLQTNLCSLNSSFDDIQDFSTNRDPKQPAWRTNTYKGKPHVNVCIAEKVKCMQYDKRDVVDMWQVYGTVTCKCDIEGAAPNVTLSLNLPTNGSPLQDILVHHCVTSLDSAMLMASSVDALDDSAFSGPYKFPFIPPSDSFNLCSYTSQVPVPPILGRYQLNEEGSQLKLTVNLKLHESIKNTFEYCEARIPFFNRGPIAHLEYKVSYGQLDLSREKSLLVWVIGQKFPKSLEISLTGTVTFGTLSEEHPTDIICTGNTAYVKLYFRIPDFTLTGCYVDQHSVQLFSPGKPKINASRELISSDYYIWNSKASAPIVYKTLFTNE; encoded by the exons ATGCGGTCTGGGAAGAGATCTGTTACAAG ACGTTACCCCACTGTCGAAACACGAGCAAAGACCTTCAATGGATCAACACATGTGACTGTGCCAGACGACAACGCTTTTCTTAAAGCCTTGCTTTTTGAACTTAGACTCACGGATCAGAATTTCGTGGAGTATCGAGATACCTGTACTCGCATCAATAAGGCATCAGTATATGCGGTGCGCACTGAAGGAGGGGATCTCTGGCCCGTGCTTGCTTTCCAGAAGAGTGGTCTGATCTATGTGTGTCTTCCGCTGGTCGAGCAGGCCTTGAAGCCGCGACCGCCCCTCCTTAGCATCAGTGGGATCTCGCAAGGACTCGATCTTTTGTCAGGCATTCTGGACTTCGTCTCTCCCAGTCGGAAAAATGAAGCTGAGTTGAGTGCAAAAATAGGCCAGCTTCGAAATTTGCTTCTACAGGCCTGTCCTCTTGGCACCCCCTTACAAACAAACTTATGCAGCTTAAACAGCTCATTCGATGACATTCAGGATTTTTCTACAAATCGCGATCCGAAGCAACCAGCTTGGAGAACCAACACGTATAAAGGCAAACCGCACGTTAATGTTTGCATCGCAGAAAAAGTCAAGTGTATGCAATATGACAAAAGAGATGTCGTGGACATGTGGCAAGTGTATGGAACTGTAACTTGCAAG tgtGATATAGAGGGAGCTGCACCAAATGTAACCCTAAGTTTGAATCTCCCTACTAATGGCTCTCCGCTCCAAGATATCCTGGTCCATCATTGTGTGACTTCCCTTGACTCTGCCATGCTCATGGCCAGCAGTGTCGATGCGCTGGATGATTCTGCGTTTAGTGGACCTTACAAATTTCCTTTCATTCCTCCATCAGATTCATTCAACTTATGTTCCTACACTTCCCAG GTGCCTGTCCCGCCAATTTTGGGACGTTACCAACTGAATGAAGAGGGATCACAGTTAAAATTAACAGTTAATTTAAAACTTCATGAAAGTATAAAGAATACTTTTGAGTACTGTGAAGCTCGTATACCTTTTTTTAACAG GGGCCCAATCGCTCATTTAGAATACAAAGTTAGTTACGGCCAGCTGGATCTCTCACGAGAGAAGAGCTTACTGGTTTGGGTCATAG GACAAAAGTTCCCTAAGTCTTTGGAAATTTCTCTTACTGGAACTGTGACTTTTGGCACTCTAAGTGAAGAGCACCCAACTGATATCATTTGCACTGGGAACACTGCTTATGTAAAA CTGTATTTTAGGATCCCAGACTTCACACTTACTGGATGTTACGTAGACCAGCATTCTGTTCAGCTCTTTTCACCAGGAAAACCAAAAATTAATGCAT CCCGGGAACTGATTTCCTCTGATTACTACATCTGGAATTCCAAAGCATCGGCACCTATCGTGTACAAAACCTTATTTACTAATGAATga
- the AP5M1 gene encoding AP-5 complex subunit mu-1 isoform X1: MALRALWLVRHDPAAGGAVLFSRRYPTVETRAKTFNGSTHVTVPDDNAFLKALLFELRLTDQNFVEYRDTCTRINKASVYAVRTEGGDLWPVLAFQKSGLIYVCLPLVEQALKPRPPLLSISGISQGLDLLSGILDFVSPSRKNEAELSAKIGQLRNLLLQACPLGTPLQTNLCSLNSSFDDIQDFSTNRDPKQPAWRTNTYKGKPHVNVCIAEKVKCMQYDKRDVVDMWQVYGTVTCKCDIEGAAPNVTLSLNLPTNGSPLQDILVHHCVTSLDSAMLMASSVDALDDSAFSGPYKFPFIPPSDSFNLCSYTSQVPVPPILGRYQLNEEGSQLKLTVNLKLHESIKNTFEYCEARIPFFNRGPIAHLEYKVSYGQLDLSREKSLLVWVIGQKFPKSLEISLTGTVTFGTLSEEHPTDIICTGNTAYVKLYFRIPDFTLTGCYVDQHSVQLFSPGKPKINASRELISSDYYIWNSKASAPIVYKTLFTNE, translated from the exons aTGGCGCTGCGGGCGCTGTGGCTCGTCAGGCACgacccggcggccggcggcgccgtgCTCTTCTCCCG ACGTTACCCCACTGTCGAAACACGAGCAAAGACCTTCAATGGATCAACACATGTGACTGTGCCAGACGACAACGCTTTTCTTAAAGCCTTGCTTTTTGAACTTAGACTCACGGATCAGAATTTCGTGGAGTATCGAGATACCTGTACTCGCATCAATAAGGCATCAGTATATGCGGTGCGCACTGAAGGAGGGGATCTCTGGCCCGTGCTTGCTTTCCAGAAGAGTGGTCTGATCTATGTGTGTCTTCCGCTGGTCGAGCAGGCCTTGAAGCCGCGACCGCCCCTCCTTAGCATCAGTGGGATCTCGCAAGGACTCGATCTTTTGTCAGGCATTCTGGACTTCGTCTCTCCCAGTCGGAAAAATGAAGCTGAGTTGAGTGCAAAAATAGGCCAGCTTCGAAATTTGCTTCTACAGGCCTGTCCTCTTGGCACCCCCTTACAAACAAACTTATGCAGCTTAAACAGCTCATTCGATGACATTCAGGATTTTTCTACAAATCGCGATCCGAAGCAACCAGCTTGGAGAACCAACACGTATAAAGGCAAACCGCACGTTAATGTTTGCATCGCAGAAAAAGTCAAGTGTATGCAATATGACAAAAGAGATGTCGTGGACATGTGGCAAGTGTATGGAACTGTAACTTGCAAG tgtGATATAGAGGGAGCTGCACCAAATGTAACCCTAAGTTTGAATCTCCCTACTAATGGCTCTCCGCTCCAAGATATCCTGGTCCATCATTGTGTGACTTCCCTTGACTCTGCCATGCTCATGGCCAGCAGTGTCGATGCGCTGGATGATTCTGCGTTTAGTGGACCTTACAAATTTCCTTTCATTCCTCCATCAGATTCATTCAACTTATGTTCCTACACTTCCCAG GTGCCTGTCCCGCCAATTTTGGGACGTTACCAACTGAATGAAGAGGGATCACAGTTAAAATTAACAGTTAATTTAAAACTTCATGAAAGTATAAAGAATACTTTTGAGTACTGTGAAGCTCGTATACCTTTTTTTAACAG GGGCCCAATCGCTCATTTAGAATACAAAGTTAGTTACGGCCAGCTGGATCTCTCACGAGAGAAGAGCTTACTGGTTTGGGTCATAG GACAAAAGTTCCCTAAGTCTTTGGAAATTTCTCTTACTGGAACTGTGACTTTTGGCACTCTAAGTGAAGAGCACCCAACTGATATCATTTGCACTGGGAACACTGCTTATGTAAAA CTGTATTTTAGGATCCCAGACTTCACACTTACTGGATGTTACGTAGACCAGCATTCTGTTCAGCTCTTTTCACCAGGAAAACCAAAAATTAATGCAT CCCGGGAACTGATTTCCTCTGATTACTACATCTGGAATTCCAAAGCATCGGCACCTATCGTGTACAAAACCTTATTTACTAATGAATga